In Electrophorus electricus isolate fEleEle1 chromosome 12, fEleEle1.pri, whole genome shotgun sequence, a single window of DNA contains:
- the gins3 gene encoding DNA replication complex GINS protein PSF3 — protein sequence MDTRSYMPVPPGVGTEENVFSLDDILLSQERLPCRTESVFPGLGFVDKSSDSRHIPEGTKMEIPLWLAKGLYERKRRVISVELPRVYREGWRTVFGADANVVDLHTMGPYYYGLGSQMLHFDSPENSEIAQCVLQTFIGRFRRTMDSSQNAYNEDTSVLVEKLDCLERALFRAGQSGLNAFQLWEKGLASHLTASSLVTNYRKRKLADLQA from the exons ATGGATACCCGGTCCTACATGCCTGTCCCCCCTGGGGTCGGGACGGAGGAGAATGTCTTTTCCCTCGACGACATTTTACTGTCACAGGAGCGTCTGCCCTGCAGGACGGAGAGTGTCTTTCCTGGACTCGGCTTTGTGGACAAGTCCAGCGACTCGCGCCACATACCTGAG ggcACTAAGATGGAGATACCCCTGTGGCTGGCTAAGGGTCTGTATGAGAGGAAGCGTCGTGTTATTTCCGTGGAGCTGCCCAGAGTGTACCGTGAAGGCTGGCGGACGGTGTTTGGAGCTGACGCCAACGTGGTGGACCTCCACACAATGGGCCCTTACTACTATGGTTTGGGCTCCCAGATGCTCCACTTCGACAGCCCCGAGAACTCGGAGATCGCTCAGTGTGTCCTACAG ACCTTCATCGGCCGCTTCCGCCGCACCATGGACTCGTCCCAGAATGCCTACAATGAAGACACGTCTGTGCTGGTGGAGAAACTGGACTGCCTAGAGAGAGCGCTGTTCAGGGCCGGCCAGAGCGGCCTCAACGCCTTCCAGCTGTGGGAGAAAGGCCTTGCCTCCCATCTCACAGCATCCAGCCTCGTCACCAACTACCGCAAGAGGAAGCTCGCTGACCTGCAGGCCTGA